The Sulfurimonas aquatica genomic sequence TAATACCACCATCTTCAGCACGTCGTAGAGCTTCTGCGTTTACGCTTGTCATATCAAGTAGTTTTGTACTTGCTTCTTGTCGGAGTAAAACTTTTGCATCTTTTACGGTAACTTCTTTTTTATTATCTTCCTTATTGATGCTTGCGAAAACTTTAGAAAAACTCTCTTGTACTTTTGCCATTTCGGGAGGAAGGTTAGTGTCATTAAACTCTACGTTTATTTTATCAAACTCCAACTCAATTATCTTATTATCCATCTCACCATTTTGTACTCTAGTTTCCATAGCTTGAAGCAGTCTTTGATAATCATCTTGTTTAGATTCACTTGCAGATTCTGGTAGGGGAGGAAGAAGTTTTTCAACTATTTTATTTAGTATATAGTTTTCTATTTTATCTTGGTTGGCTTCTTCTTGTTCGGCTTTAACGATAGCAATGGAATTTACAACTAAGTCTCTTATCATAGACTCTACGTCGCGACCAACAAAACCAACTTCAGTATATTTACTCGCTTCTACTTTTATGAAAGGAACTTTCATCATCTTCGCAAGGCGACGAGATATTTCAGTTTTTCCAACACCAGTTGAACCTATCATCAGGATATTCTTAGGCATTATCTCATTTTGAAGTTCACTCTCTAGTTGCATTCTTCTATATCGAGTTCTTAAAGCAAGAGCGATTGTTTTTTTAGCATTTTTTTGTGAAATTACATAATTGTCCAGGTAGGCAACTATCTCTTTGGGTGTTAAGTTCATTATTTTTGTTCTTCTAGTGTAAGTGTCTTAATATTGTGGTTAGTATATATACATAGGTCGGCGGCTATGGTTAAACTCTCTTTTACTAGAGCTTCTTCATCTAAGTCTGAGTATTTTTTTAGCGCGCGCGCAGCTGAAATTGCATAGTTTCCACCACTTCCAATTGATGCGATTTCTCCATCTTCAGGTTCAACTACATCACCATTACCAGTAAGTATAAAGATATGATCCTTATTTAGAACAATCATCATAGCTTCAAGGCGACGTAGAACCTTATCTTTTCTCCAAGCCTTAGAAAACTCAACAACAGACTTAATTAAGTCTCCTTTTTTATGTTCTAAAAACTCTTCAAACATATCAAACAAGTTAAATGCGTCAGCAGTGCTTCCAGCAAATCCCGCTAGGATTTTGCCGTGATAAAGCGTTCGAATCTTCGTTGCGTTACCTTTTAAAACAGTGTCTCCAAAGGTCACTTGTCCATCGCCACCAATAACGGCTTTATTCTTGCCTTTATAGGCTAGTATAGTAGTGGCATCAAACATTATTCGCCTTGAACGTCTACATGCAGAGTTGCATGAAGTCCATGACCAAGTTTAAAGTCTAAGTCATGCTCGCCAACACTCTTAATAGCAGATTTTTCATTGATGTGTTTTTTGTCAATTTCAATTCCATGCTGTTCCTGAAGTGCTGAGGCAATCTCCTCTTTAGTTACAGAACCAAAAAGGTGACCGTTTTGACCAAGTTTTTTAGTAATAATAACTTCAGCCTTATCAAGTTTTTTTGCTATATCCTTAAGCTCATTTACCTCTTTTTCAAGGTTTTGAGCAACTATAAGCTCATCTTGTGCATGTTGTTCTAAAATCTCTGGAGTAGCTTGTCTTGCAAACCCTTTTCCTATTAAAAAATTTTTTCCATAACCATCTTTTACTTCTTTAACTTCACCTTTTTTACCAAGGCTTTTTACATCTTTTATTAATAGTACTTTCATTATCTCTCTTTCTCCCCAGGGTATGCAACGATACCATAAGTTAAGTTTCCAATATTTGAATATCCCATATCTGTTAGAATTCTCGCAACATGCGCAGAACGGCTACCAACATGGCAATATAAAATAATGTTTTCTTCTTTAGTCAGTTTTACTTCATCAAGAGTTTGAAAAAAACTACTTGTTGGAACAAGAGCATCTGCTCCTTTTATATGTCCCATTTCCCACTCCATATGCTCACGTACGTCAACAAGTTTAAAGTCAACCATTTTCAGCTCACGTGCTTCTAACAAAGATGTCATTTCATCACCATCAATTTCACTCTGACTTAGAAGCATCTCAGCTTCTTTTTGTGTCAATCCACGAGAGTGTGTATGTGCTGTTTCTAGCATTCCAAGTTCTACTCGTTTTGCCGCTGCAAACTCTGGTGTACAAAAAATTCCACAGTGACATGCACCAAGCTCTGGAATCTCTTTTTCTATAGCCGGAGTACAAGGACAAGTTCTGTTATCAACACTTTGAGGTTTTCCATCAACTTCTTCAACCATAAAACATGGACAAAAAAGTTTATTGTACATCATCTTGTTACGAGCAAGACCCATCTGTACACCTTCATTTACTTCATCTTCTGGATTATATTCCCAACCAAATTGTTCAATAACTTTATCGGTAAATTTAATAGTTTTTTGCATTCTCTCTTGAAATTCTGGTGAGTTCATATCTATTTTAATCATAATTTTAATTCCTTTAGTTTTTTAGTGGTTTCTTTTTTTCCCAGCAATAATACGTCTAAGTGCATTTAATTTGATAAAGCCTTCAGCATCTTTTTGATTGTATACTTCATCTTCTTCAAAAGTTGAGTGCTCTTCAGAATATAATGACATGTCAGATTCTCGACCTACAACTTCAACATTACCTTTGTATAGTTTTAGTTTAACATTACCTTGAACATACTTCTGTGTAGTATCAATAGCGGCTTGTAGCATTTCACGCTCTGGTGAGAACCAAAAACCATTATAGATAAGTTCTGAATACTTAGCAATCATTCCATCTTTCATATGTGCTTCTTCTCGATCTAAACAGATTGATTCTATAGCGCGGTGAGCTTTAAGCATGATAGTTCCACCTGGCGTTTCATAGCAACCACGTGCTTTCATCCCAACAAAGCGATTTTCAACTATGTCAATTCTACCGATACCGTGTTTATTTCCATAAGCATTGAGAGTTCTAAGAATAGTAGCTGGGGACATCTCTTCACCATTAATTGAAATAGGGTCACCATTTTTATAGCCAAGTGTAATATACTCTTTTTCATCTGGTGCGTTTTCAGGTGAAGAGGACCATAACCACATAGACTCTTCTGGCTCATTCATTGGGTTTTCTAAGTGAAGACCTTCATAAGAAATATGTAAAAGGTTAGCATCCATAGAGTAAGGGCTAACTGTTGGGTTTCCATCTTTATCTAAGTGTTTTTGATCAATTTTAATACCGTGTTCTCTTGCATAAGCTAAAAGTTTTTCGCGTGAGTTAAGATCCCACTCTCTCCATGGAGCAATAACTGTAATGTCTGGATTAAGACCAAGGTATCCAAGTTCAAATCTAACTTGATCGTTACCTTTTCCAGTAGCACCATGACTTACAGCGTCTGCACCCATTTTATTTGCAATTTCTATCTGTTTTTTA encodes the following:
- the hslU gene encoding HslU--HslV peptidase ATPase subunit, with translation MNLTPKEIVAYLDNYVISQKNAKKTIALALRTRYRRMQLESELQNEIMPKNILMIGSTGVGKTEISRRLAKMMKVPFIKVEASKYTEVGFVGRDVESMIRDLVVNSIAIVKAEQEEANQDKIENYILNKIVEKLLPPLPESASESKQDDYQRLLQAMETRVQNGEMDNKIIELEFDKINVEFNDTNLPPEMAKVQESFSKVFASINKEDNKKEVTVKDAKVLLRQEASTKLLDMTSVNAEALRRAEDGGIIFLDEIDKIALSEKSQGRNDPSKEGVQRDLLPIVEGSSVSTKYGTINTDHILFIAAGAFHVSKPSDLIPELQGRFPLRVELESLTEETLYKILTQTTNSLLKQYEALLGVEGMKLTFEDEAIRSIAKLAYRANELTEDIGARRLHTILEKILEEISFDADEHNGEEVVITSKLVHDKLDEVVEDDDLSRYIL
- the hslV gene encoding ATP-dependent protease subunit HslV, with translation MFDATTILAYKGKNKAVIGGDGQVTFGDTVLKGNATKIRTLYHGKILAGFAGSTADAFNLFDMFEEFLEHKKGDLIKSVVEFSKAWRKDKVLRRLEAMMIVLNKDHIFILTGNGDVVEPEDGEIASIGSGGNYAISAARALKKYSDLDEEALVKESLTIAADLCIYTNHNIKTLTLEEQK
- the rplI gene encoding 50S ribosomal protein L9, whose product is MKVLLIKDVKSLGKKGEVKEVKDGYGKNFLIGKGFARQATPEILEQHAQDELIVAQNLEKEVNELKDIAKKLDKAEVIITKKLGQNGHLFGSVTKEEIASALQEQHGIEIDKKHINEKSAIKSVGEHDLDFKLGHGLHATLHVDVQGE
- a CDS encoding ferredoxin-thioredoxin reductase catalytic domain-containing protein: MIKIDMNSPEFQERMQKTIKFTDKVIEQFGWEYNPEDEVNEGVQMGLARNKMMYNKLFCPCFMVEEVDGKPQSVDNRTCPCTPAIEKEIPELGACHCGIFCTPEFAAAKRVELGMLETAHTHSRGLTQKEAEMLLSQSEIDGDEMTSLLEARELKMVDFKLVDVREHMEWEMGHIKGADALVPTSSFFQTLDEVKLTKEENIILYCHVGSRSAHVARILTDMGYSNIGNLTYGIVAYPGEKER
- a CDS encoding argininosuccinate synthase, with product MKKEVKKVVLAYSGGLDTSIILKWLQDEYKAEVITFTADLGQGEEVEPARQKALDNGIKPENIFILDIQEEFVKDYVFPMFRANAIYEGEYLLGTSIARPLIAKKQIEIANKMGADAVSHGATGKGNDQVRFELGYLGLNPDITVIAPWREWDLNSREKLLAYAREHGIKIDQKHLDKDGNPTVSPYSMDANLLHISYEGLHLENPMNEPEESMWLWSSSPENAPDEKEYITLGYKNGDPISINGEEMSPATILRTLNAYGNKHGIGRIDIVENRFVGMKARGCYETPGGTIMLKAHRAIESICLDREEAHMKDGMIAKYSELIYNGFWFSPEREMLQAAIDTTQKYVQGNVKLKLYKGNVEVVGRESDMSLYSEEHSTFEEDEVYNQKDAEGFIKLNALRRIIAGKKRNH